One stretch of Natronobacterium gregoryi SP2 DNA includes these proteins:
- a CDS encoding ArsR/SmtB family transcription factor codes for MSRASQRTRRCAGAEQPSKHDCTPALIVDTLADRTARRIYQHVTLPITAGELSTTLDIPGSTTYRKLTELEEAGLIRELEQGPHVDGPAKYVRRIDRVSVTSDDELRIDCRKNGRDVFCKPDL; via the coding sequence ATGAGCCGAGCCTCGCAGAGAACGCGCCGCTGTGCCGGCGCTGAACAGCCGTCGAAGCACGACTGTACGCCCGCCCTGATCGTCGACACACTAGCCGATCGCACCGCCAGACGCATCTACCAGCACGTGACGCTTCCAATCACAGCCGGAGAACTATCTACTACCCTCGACATTCCGGGGTCGACGACCTATCGGAAGCTCACCGAACTCGAGGAAGCCGGGTTGATCCGCGAACTCGAGCAGGGGCCACACGTCGACGGGCCAGCTAAATACGTCAGACGGATCGATCGCGTTTCAGTGACGAGTGACGACGAGTTGCGGATCGACTGCCGGAAGAACGGCCGAGACGTCTTCTGTAAACCGGATCTCTGA
- a CDS encoding NAD(P)H-dependent amine dehydrogenase family protein has protein sequence MRKIRAIVYGVGSTGQDIAEYMLRSGIEIVGAIDADPEKVGSDLGDVIGVDRKLHVEVSDDADAVLSETNADVAAVAVVTPMEEMYPHLARCLENGVNAITTSEEALYPWTTAPELTTRLDRKARENGVTITGGGYQDIFWVNLVTMLTGAALEIDTIRGMGRFDIDDYGPVLAEHYFVDSSESAVREAIEEGDVPPSFFRMNLEAQISRLGLALESVDQETDPVIAEEETECEALDETISEGDVLGLRYVVDVATDAGIDFVGTEVAKVYGPDEVDVNEWTIDGTPEIHLRNDDVPTMVGTSTQIVNRVPDLLESEPGYVTVDQLPAPRFRPLSLEQYVDLR, from the coding sequence ATGCGCAAGATCAGAGCAATCGTCTACGGAGTCGGATCGACGGGACAAGACATCGCGGAGTATATGCTTCGGTCCGGGATCGAGATCGTTGGCGCGATCGACGCCGACCCGGAGAAAGTCGGCTCGGACCTCGGAGACGTTATCGGGGTGGATCGGAAGCTACACGTCGAGGTCTCTGACGACGCCGACGCCGTCCTCTCCGAGACGAATGCCGACGTCGCCGCCGTCGCTGTCGTGACGCCGATGGAGGAGATGTACCCCCATCTCGCCCGCTGTCTCGAGAACGGCGTGAACGCGATCACCACCTCGGAAGAAGCGCTGTATCCCTGGACGACAGCCCCGGAACTGACTACGAGACTCGACAGGAAAGCCCGCGAGAACGGTGTGACCATCACTGGAGGAGGCTACCAGGACATCTTCTGGGTGAACCTGGTGACGATGTTGACCGGTGCGGCTCTCGAAATCGACACGATTCGCGGGATGGGGCGGTTCGACATCGACGACTACGGGCCGGTTCTCGCAGAGCACTATTTCGTCGACTCGTCCGAGTCGGCGGTTCGAGAGGCGATCGAGGAGGGCGACGTTCCACCGAGTTTCTTCCGGATGAACCTCGAGGCCCAAATCTCGAGACTGGGACTCGCACTCGAGAGCGTCGATCAGGAGACGGACCCGGTGATCGCGGAGGAGGAAACCGAGTGTGAGGCGCTCGACGAGACGATTTCAGAGGGGGATGTCCTCGGGTTGCGCTACGTCGTCGACGTGGCGACCGACGCGGGTATCGACTTCGTGGGTACCGAAGTCGCTAAAGTGTACGGGCCGGACGAGGTCGACGTCAACGAGTGGACGATCGACGGGACACCGGAGATACACCTCCGAAACGACGACGTCCCGACGATGGTCGGGACGAGCACACAGATCGTCAACCGGGTCCCTGATCTGCTGGAGAGCGAACCGGGATACGTCACGGTCGACCAGTTGCCTGCCCCTCGATTCAGACCGCTGTCTCTCGAGCAGTACGTCGATCTCCGATAG
- a CDS encoding class I SAM-dependent methyltransferase: MTRPQHSDGIVKDAVRKYWNGRADEYDDDGISGVHTDTQREAWLSLLRELTTDGTRRVLDLGCGTGTVSLLLAELGYDVTGLDISSGMLERARSKARKADCTIEYHTGDAETLPFAENAFDVVTARHLIWTLPHPETAIDEWRRVVQPGGRLVLVEGYWDFDEPWEGYREIHDALPLYDGRPPTELVAFLADHGLEDVDCEPLMDPVFWGQRPDQELYVVTIDVPT, translated from the coding sequence GTGACACGACCACAGCACTCCGACGGCATCGTAAAAGACGCCGTCCGGAAGTACTGGAACGGGCGTGCCGACGAGTACGACGACGACGGCATCTCCGGTGTCCACACGGACACACAGCGTGAAGCGTGGCTGTCGCTGCTCCGAGAACTGACGACCGACGGTACACGCCGCGTGCTCGACCTCGGCTGTGGGACTGGAACCGTCTCACTGCTGTTGGCCGAACTGGGTTACGACGTGACGGGTCTCGACATCTCGTCTGGGATGCTCGAGCGCGCCCGATCGAAGGCACGTAAAGCGGACTGCACGATCGAGTACCACACTGGGGACGCCGAGACGCTCCCGTTCGCCGAAAACGCCTTCGATGTCGTGACAGCCCGCCATCTCATCTGGACGCTGCCACACCCCGAAACGGCGATCGACGAGTGGCGTCGCGTCGTCCAACCTGGCGGACGGCTTGTCCTCGTCGAAGGCTACTGGGACTTCGACGAACCGTGGGAGGGGTATCGCGAGATCCACGATGCCCTGCCCCTGTACGACGGCCGGCCACCGACCGAACTGGTCGCCTTCCTTGCAGACCACGGACTCGAGGACGTCGACTGCGAGCCGCTGATGGACCCGGTTTTCTGGGGGCAACGACCAGACCAGGAGTTGTACGTCGTGACTATCGACGTGCCGACCTAA
- a CDS encoding methyl-accepting chemotaxis protein → MSQPDRISKHVDLEDEFRQLNEREAKVLLQKRTNELTAVKRANELFDEVDRPMTDLVDTYARELPQWFQYPSVAEARIEVGDHVADSGGFKRTSHALTAGARTDNGTAVSMTVAYTEERPDEDDGPWLTEEQELLDVLVTDVTNYVDRLERQQAIEEDVQAAVQEVSATSDEIATSTGQITDLVTEQVASMDEVASEVAGMSASVEEIASTAEEVAATSERAESLSEEGQEAATEAIDVIEQVDDSAQGVVSDVEQLENRIDEIDEIVEVINDIADQTNLLALNASIEAAHAGSEGDGFAVVADEVKSLAEESQSHAGEIERMVEDIKEDTADTVESLEETTEQVDRGIEQVTDAMERLQDITDAVQEATEGVRDVSNATDDQAASTEEVASMIDELVEESETIADEIESVADANEKQVSRVHEIEERIHNLTSR, encoded by the coding sequence ATGTCCCAACCCGACCGGATATCGAAACACGTCGATCTCGAGGACGAATTTAGGCAATTGAACGAGCGGGAAGCTAAGGTACTGCTCCAGAAGCGGACTAACGAATTAACTGCGGTCAAACGTGCGAACGAACTGTTCGACGAGGTCGATCGACCGATGACGGACCTCGTCGACACGTACGCACGTGAGTTGCCACAGTGGTTCCAGTATCCGTCCGTGGCCGAGGCCCGGATCGAGGTCGGTGATCACGTCGCCGATTCAGGGGGGTTCAAGCGGACATCGCACGCACTGACGGCTGGAGCGAGGACCGACAACGGGACGGCGGTCTCGATGACGGTCGCCTACACGGAGGAGCGTCCCGACGAAGACGATGGCCCGTGGCTCACCGAGGAACAGGAACTGCTCGACGTGCTCGTCACCGATGTCACGAACTACGTCGACCGACTCGAGCGCCAGCAGGCTATCGAGGAAGACGTCCAGGCCGCAGTCCAGGAAGTCAGTGCGACATCCGACGAGATTGCCACGAGCACCGGACAGATAACCGATCTCGTGACCGAGCAGGTCGCGTCGATGGACGAAGTTGCAAGCGAGGTAGCGGGCATGTCGGCGTCCGTCGAAGAGATCGCTTCGACTGCAGAAGAGGTCGCAGCGACCAGCGAACGGGCTGAATCGCTCTCGGAAGAGGGCCAAGAGGCCGCGACCGAAGCGATCGATGTCATCGAGCAGGTCGACGACTCCGCACAGGGTGTCGTCAGCGATGTCGAACAACTCGAGAACCGGATCGACGAGATCGACGAGATTGTCGAGGTGATAAACGACATCGCAGATCAGACGAACCTGCTCGCGCTCAACGCCTCGATAGAGGCCGCACACGCCGGCAGCGAGGGCGATGGGTTTGCCGTCGTCGCCGACGAGGTCAAGTCGCTGGCCGAGGAGTCACAGTCTCACGCCGGCGAGATTGAGCGGATGGTCGAGGACATTAAAGAAGACACTGCAGACACCGTCGAGAGTCTGGAGGAGACGACCGAACAGGTCGATCGCGGGATCGAACAGGTGACTGACGCGATGGAACGGCTCCAGGATATCACGGATGCAGTTCAGGAGGCTACCGAAGGGGTCAGAGACGTCTCGAACGCGACCGACGACCAGGCCGCGAGTACCGAGGAGGTCGCGAGCATGATCGACGAACTCGTCGAGGAATCGGAGACGATCGCCGACGAGATCGAATCGGTTGCGGACGCGAACGAGAAACAGGTCTCGCGTGTCCACGAGATCGAGGAGCGCATCCACAACTTGACGAGCAGGTAA
- a CDS encoding tRNA uridine(34) 5-carboxymethylaminomethyl modification radical SAM/GNAT enzyme Elp3, giving the protein MSTETPDSDPTETEAFQQVCETLVERILAGEIERDEVETAKLEACSEHSAPKVPKNSELLDYAPKEHREDLESVLQRKPVRTASGVSPVAIMTSPERCPHGKCLYCPGGPDSEFSSSQSYTGEEPAAARGVQNDYDPYGQVRLRLEQLREIGHPVDKVELILMGGTMTARSHDYQEWFVKRALEAMNDFDVDKEPEPAEGVSFAQDPEEYEWTYLEDVIAENERGDIRNIGTTFETKPDWCDPEQVDRMLDLGGTKVEVGVQTTYERINREMHRGHGVAESIDANQRLRDAAFKVGFHMMPGQPGMSKEMCLEDFRRLFEQEQWKPDYLKIYPTLIVRGTATYDWWHKGEFEPLGNEEAAELIAEIKEMIPRYTRLQRVQRDIPADFIDAGVWKSNLRQLARKRMDEHGWSCDCIRCREVGMNDEEPENIELDVMEYEACGGTEHFISFEDFEKDLLVGFCRLRFPSGEASKARRSSSDESDADPVRPELENAALVRELHVYGSEVAMGDEGDGDQHQHQGYGRRLMNQAEELAADAGYDKVSVISGIGAREYYREKLGYYQDGPYVSKRLR; this is encoded by the coding sequence GTGAGTACCGAGACGCCCGATTCCGATCCGACGGAAACCGAAGCGTTCCAGCAGGTCTGTGAGACGCTCGTCGAACGGATCCTCGCGGGCGAGATCGAACGCGACGAGGTCGAGACGGCCAAACTCGAGGCCTGTTCGGAACATTCGGCCCCCAAGGTGCCGAAAAACTCCGAACTGCTGGATTACGCGCCCAAAGAGCACCGCGAGGACTTAGAGTCGGTGCTCCAGCGCAAACCGGTCCGCACCGCGTCGGGAGTCTCGCCGGTCGCGATTATGACTTCACCCGAGCGGTGTCCACACGGGAAGTGTCTCTACTGTCCTGGTGGCCCGGACTCTGAGTTTTCCTCCTCGCAGAGCTACACTGGCGAGGAACCCGCAGCGGCCCGTGGCGTCCAGAACGACTACGACCCCTACGGGCAGGTTCGGTTGCGACTCGAGCAACTCCGAGAGATCGGGCACCCCGTGGACAAGGTCGAGCTCATCCTGATGGGTGGGACGATGACTGCCCGCTCTCACGACTACCAGGAGTGGTTCGTCAAGCGCGCCCTCGAGGCGATGAACGACTTCGATGTCGACAAGGAGCCGGAACCAGCCGAGGGCGTCAGCTTCGCCCAGGACCCCGAGGAGTACGAGTGGACGTACCTAGAGGACGTCATCGCGGAGAACGAACGCGGCGACATTCGAAATATCGGGACGACGTTCGAGACCAAGCCCGACTGGTGCGATCCGGAGCAGGTCGACCGGATGCTTGACCTGGGCGGGACGAAAGTTGAGGTCGGTGTCCAGACGACCTACGAGCGGATCAACCGCGAGATGCATCGGGGTCACGGCGTCGCAGAATCGATCGACGCCAACCAGCGACTGCGAGACGCGGCGTTCAAGGTCGGCTTCCACATGATGCCCGGCCAGCCGGGAATGAGCAAGGAAATGTGTCTCGAGGACTTCCGCCGACTGTTCGAGCAAGAGCAGTGGAAACCCGACTACCTGAAGATCTATCCGACGCTGATCGTCCGTGGCACTGCGACCTACGACTGGTGGCACAAAGGCGAGTTCGAACCGCTGGGCAACGAGGAGGCCGCCGAACTGATCGCCGAGATCAAGGAGATGATTCCTCGCTACACGCGACTTCAGCGCGTTCAGCGGGACATTCCCGCGGACTTTATCGATGCCGGCGTCTGGAAGTCGAACCTCCGACAACTCGCCCGAAAGCGGATGGACGAACACGGCTGGTCGTGTGACTGCATCCGCTGTCGTGAGGTCGGCATGAACGACGAGGAGCCCGAGAATATCGAACTCGACGTCATGGAGTACGAGGCCTGTGGCGGGACGGAACACTTCATCTCGTTCGAGGACTTCGAGAAGGACCTCCTGGTCGGGTTCTGTCGGCTGCGGTTCCCGAGTGGTGAGGCGAGCAAAGCGAGGCGATCCTCGTCGGACGAGTCCGACGCAGACCCGGTCCGGCCGGAACTCGAGAACGCCGCACTCGTCCGGGAACTGCACGTCTACGGCTCGGAGGTCGCGATGGGCGACGAGGGTGACGGCGACCAGCACCAGCACCAGGGCTATGGCCGTCGCCTGATGAACCAAGCCGAGGAACTCGCCGCCGACGCCGGCTACGACAAGGTGAGCGTGATTTCGGGCATCGGCGCTCGAGAGTACTACCGCGAGAAGTTGGGGTACTACCAGGATGGGCCGTACGTGAGCAAACGGCTCCGGTGA
- a CDS encoding IS1595-like element ISNagr6 family transposase, translated as MIPLKTFVSERRAANLLRQVRWRDGVYCPRCRAESAIRYGSYRVFQRYRCKNCDRTFTDQTGTVFEHSAVELRKWFLAVYTYIRFNTSLRQLDVEIDVSYKTVYRRVQRFLRALDAPQPQLEGPVEIDELYVKAGLKGRERDRPSRSRGLSTRGRGSYEQDKLPVFILADRGTGDRYVIPAKAADESTIRLLLADRKEEWLTVYTDGFRAYEPLDEDDAFDREYVVHGDGEYADGDVHVNTCESHGSLARSWLSPHRGVSKDKLTPYLRAFQLRRRVYRKPGKEALKTILKTAL; from the coding sequence ATGATTCCACTCAAGACGTTCGTCTCGGAGCGTCGCGCCGCGAACCTGCTCCGACAGGTTCGCTGGCGTGACGGCGTCTATTGCCCACGCTGCCGTGCCGAATCCGCGATTCGGTACGGCAGCTATCGGGTGTTTCAGCGATATCGCTGTAAGAATTGCGACCGCACGTTCACCGATCAGACCGGCACCGTCTTTGAACACTCAGCGGTCGAACTCAGGAAGTGGTTTCTCGCCGTCTACACCTACATCCGCTTCAACACCAGTCTTCGGCAGTTAGACGTAGAGATTGATGTCTCCTACAAAACAGTGTACCGGCGCGTCCAGCGCTTCCTGCGAGCGCTGGACGCGCCTCAGCCACAACTCGAAGGACCAGTCGAGATTGACGAACTGTACGTGAAAGCCGGACTCAAAGGCCGCGAGCGCGACCGTCCGTCGCGCTCGCGTGGCCTATCCACGCGCGGAAGAGGATCGTACGAACAGGACAAGCTACCCGTGTTCATTCTGGCTGATCGCGGCACTGGCGACCGCTACGTGATCCCAGCGAAAGCCGCTGATGAATCGACGATTCGACTCCTCCTTGCTGACCGTAAAGAGGAGTGGCTCACGGTCTATACCGACGGCTTTCGAGCGTACGAACCGCTTGATGAGGACGACGCATTCGACCGCGAATACGTCGTCCACGGCGACGGCGAATACGCCGATGGAGACGTTCACGTCAATACCTGCGAGAGCCACGGATCGCTGGCGCGATCCTGGCTCTCGCCCCATCGAGGCGTCTCCAAGGACAAGCTCACGCCGTATCTCCGAGCCTTCCAGCTCCGTCGCCGCGTGTATCGAAAACCGGGAAAAGAAGCGCTGAAAACCATCCTCAAAACTGCGCTATGA
- a CDS encoding IS630-like element ISNagr8 family transposase, whose protein sequence is MGGDRRGELVRHLSEEELDRLLDEADDPKVVKRLTFVKRLYKGATYEEAADDVGKSASTGSRWARRWNDGGLGQLTPNFGGGRPPKLGDEEQECLLELLREGQPWKAQEVHQLLDEEFDVEYHPDYLGRFLRNLGLSYAKPRPKRPSRPENADEILEERVADAFDEETETAHNKRPEDEDEGWVLDDDICTDGGTVVGFCDASHPQPYDNSHRLWYVDDPTLERPLVKLDEPAVGCYTLNGESVLTFPEDQSKENICAPLEEVREQNPGTRILLVLDNFSSHICEHTRKRAHQLGIDLVFLPVGSPHLNPIEQVWKVLKRNASPIVVASESAFRTLARRLFNTLTDRLGFAKSWIDQFLSPYLQKLS, encoded by the coding sequence ATGGGAGGAGACCGGCGGGGCGAGCTCGTTCGTCATCTGAGCGAGGAGGAGTTGGATCGTCTGCTGGACGAAGCAGACGATCCAAAGGTCGTCAAGCGGCTCACCTTTGTCAAACGTCTCTACAAGGGTGCAACGTACGAAGAAGCAGCCGACGACGTTGGGAAATCTGCGTCGACTGGAAGTCGCTGGGCACGTCGATGGAACGATGGCGGGCTGGGTCAGTTGACACCGAACTTCGGGGGCGGAAGGCCCCCGAAGCTCGGTGACGAGGAACAAGAGTGTCTTCTAGAACTTCTCCGGGAGGGACAGCCCTGGAAAGCACAGGAAGTTCACCAGCTCTTGGACGAAGAGTTCGATGTTGAGTACCATCCGGATTATCTCGGTCGATTCCTCCGGAATCTCGGACTGTCTTACGCTAAACCACGTCCAAAACGTCCCTCACGGCCAGAAAATGCAGATGAAATCCTCGAAGAACGCGTCGCAGACGCGTTCGACGAGGAAACAGAGACAGCACATAACAAGCGTCCCGAGGATGAGGACGAAGGCTGGGTTCTCGACGACGATATCTGTACAGATGGAGGAACTGTCGTCGGTTTTTGTGACGCTTCTCATCCGCAACCATACGACAATTCGCATCGACTGTGGTACGTCGATGATCCGACACTCGAACGACCGCTGGTGAAGCTTGACGAACCAGCGGTCGGGTGCTATACGCTCAACGGCGAAAGTGTCCTGACCTTTCCTGAAGATCAATCGAAAGAGAACATCTGTGCCCCATTGGAGGAGGTCCGCGAGCAGAATCCGGGAACGCGGATTCTGCTCGTCTTGGACAACTTCTCGTCTCACATCTGTGAGCACACGCGCAAGCGCGCACATCAACTCGGTATCGATCTCGTCTTTCTTCCGGTCGGTTCACCGCATCTCAATCCAATCGAGCAGGTCTGGAAAGTGCTCAAACGGAATGCTTCACCAATCGTCGTGGCGAGCGAGAGCGCGTTCCGCACTCTCGCTCGCCGCCTCTTCAACACCCTCACCGATCGACTTGGATTCGCCAAGTCTTGGATCGACCAGTTCCTCAGTCCATATTTGCAAAAGTTATCTTGA
- a CDS encoding IS630-like element ISNagr2 family transposase (programmed frameshift), translating to MATLENVSVEDLRQILAEVDDADATKRLMAAITYKEIEDLTQAEAAALYGFSSSWASKWFNRLERLADEPFEEVVYDKPREGRPSELSDDEHEQFVEVLHESPEDVGYDAPAWSVSLARHYLSEEFGVEYCERHVRRLMSEAGLSWKTARPEFHKSDERAQEAWKEGFKKKRDNLDDEYTILTIDQTRQVLSTLIYAWFPEGERPSLPVTGAWDSIKLLGAVSNSGETFFLLCEENFNSDTTIRLLDALQTEFGEKICVVLDNASYFTANKVQAFAEGTPIELCYLPRGSPELNPVEECWRRLNQALGNRLFNTLDELQEAALTALDDIEPPNVFTYLCP from the exons ATGGCGACGTTGGAGAACGTCTCTGTCGAAGACCTCCGCCAGATCTTGGCGGAGGTCGATGATGCCGATGCAACAAAGCGGCTCATGGCCGCGATCACCTACAAAGAGATAGAAGATCTAACGCAAGCAGAAGCCGCCGCACTCTATGGATTTTCCAGCAGTTGGGCCTCGAAATGGTTCAATCGACTCGAACGGCTCGCCGACGAGCCGTTCGAGGAGGTCGTCTACGACAAACCACGAGAGGGCAGACCATCCGAACTCTCTGACGACGAGCACGAGCAGTTTGTTGAGGTACTTCACGAGTCTCCCGAAGACGTTGGATACGACGCGCCCGCGTGGTCTGTTTCACTAGCGCGTCACTATCTCTCCGAAGAATTCGGTGTTGAGTACTGCGAACGTCACGTCCGACGACTGATGTCCGAGGCCGGGCTGTCCTGGAAGACAGCCCGGCCGGAGTTCCACAAGTCCGACGAACGAGCCCAAGAGGCCTGGAAAGAAGGGTTCA AAAAAAAGCGCGACAACTTGGACGATGAATACACGATCCTGACCATCGATCAGACGCGACAGGTTCTCTCGACGCTGATCTACGCGTGGTTTCCAGAAGGGGAGCGCCCGTCACTCCCGGTGACGGGCGCGTGGGACAGCATCAAACTCCTCGGGGCAGTCAGCAATAGCGGCGAGACGTTCTTTCTCCTGTGTGAGGAGAATTTCAACAGCGACACCACAATCCGGTTGCTCGACGCTCTCCAAACCGAGTTCGGCGAGAAAATCTGCGTTGTCTTAGATAATGCCTCCTATTTTACGGCGAACAAGGTGCAGGCATTCGCCGAAGGAACTCCGATCGAACTGTGTTACCTTCCACGGGGTTCACCAGAGCTGAACCCCGTGGAAGAGTGCTGGCGACGACTCAATCAAGCACTCGGCAACCGCTTGTTCAACACACTGGATGAACTTCAAGAGGCTGCACTGACCGCGCTTGACGACATCGAACCGCCGAATGTCTTTACGTACTTATGTCCTTGA
- a CDS encoding M48 family metalloprotease has translation MDWSPDRRLQGRMFLALTLTVVGYGVLLSLLFSLLPTALALFTCVALAAVMIGSVYWADYVAYWATGAVAIDREQYPLVYDLTDRLAQQADVPRPPVAVIPADEPNALSAGTGNRTVICVTTGLLQTLEEDELEAVLAHELAHLKNSDSSVMTVAAFPTVVSVVTLSAASRAITPVSFLLGFPFWIATYLLFVGLPVYVASLPGTLVLSRYREYAADRGAVAITGKPFALASALATIHGESTPPDDDLRSVAGFNAFCIVPTSSMLPFTTHPPTHKRIQRLQTTFTKSE, from the coding sequence ATGGACTGGTCTCCCGATCGCCGTCTCCAAGGCCGGATGTTCCTGGCGCTTACGCTCACCGTCGTCGGTTACGGCGTCCTCCTCTCGTTGCTGTTCTCGCTGCTTCCAACGGCACTCGCGCTGTTTACCTGCGTCGCCCTCGCTGCCGTCATGATCGGCAGCGTCTACTGGGCCGACTACGTCGCCTACTGGGCGACGGGCGCGGTCGCCATCGACCGCGAGCAGTACCCGCTCGTCTACGATCTCACCGACCGCCTCGCACAGCAGGCCGACGTCCCACGACCGCCGGTTGCCGTGATCCCCGCCGACGAACCGAACGCGCTCTCCGCGGGCACGGGCAACCGAACCGTGATCTGCGTGACCACCGGCCTCCTGCAAACGCTCGAGGAAGACGAACTCGAGGCAGTCCTCGCTCACGAACTCGCCCACCTCAAGAACAGCGACTCGAGCGTGATGACCGTCGCCGCGTTCCCGACGGTCGTCTCCGTAGTCACCCTTTCGGCTGCCAGCCGAGCGATTACTCCTGTGTCGTTCCTCCTGGGGTTCCCGTTCTGGATCGCCACGTACCTGCTGTTCGTCGGCCTCCCTGTCTACGTCGCCAGCCTCCCCGGAACGCTCGTGCTCTCGCGGTACCGCGAGTACGCCGCCGACCGTGGTGCCGTCGCGATCACGGGCAAGCCCTTCGCCCTCGCCAGCGCGCTCGCGACCATCCACGGCGAATCGACGCCGCCGGACGACGACCTCCGATCGGTCGCCGGCTTCAACGCGTTCTGTATCGTCCCGACATCGTCGATGCTGCCGTTCACAACACATCCACCGACTCACAAGCGAATCCAGCGATTGCAAACGACGTTCACCAAAAGCGAGTGA
- a CDS encoding dihydrodipicolinate synthase family protein: MTLEHDLQGITTPLVTPFDSDGGEIDESALEDLVDHLLENGIDGLFPCGTTGEFASLTPEERRRVHEVVVDRAEGEVAVLAGAAATTVEEAVDYAEHAAEIGADVAVVTEPYFHGPNAPDGNRRFFERVADRSPLPVLLYNIPPCTGGSIALEALEAVADHENVIGIKDSSGDLGYTLSVIRRMPKEFVVLQGYDALLTPALRMGADGGLNAGSNVAPAAYTELYESFEGERGIELQDAIEPLFGACAEHGFAPATKTALEYRGIVPSDAVRPPLVPVPEDGQAGVAEGVDALLES; encoded by the coding sequence ATGACACTCGAGCACGACCTGCAAGGAATCACAACGCCCCTCGTCACCCCGTTCGATTCCGACGGCGGCGAAATCGACGAATCGGCACTCGAGGACCTCGTCGATCACCTCCTCGAGAACGGCATCGACGGCCTCTTTCCCTGCGGGACGACCGGCGAGTTCGCCAGCCTGACGCCCGAGGAGCGCCGGCGCGTCCACGAGGTCGTCGTCGACCGTGCGGAGGGCGAGGTGGCCGTACTCGCTGGCGCGGCCGCGACGACCGTCGAGGAGGCGGTCGACTACGCCGAACACGCCGCCGAAATCGGTGCCGACGTCGCGGTCGTCACGGAGCCGTACTTCCACGGCCCCAACGCACCCGACGGGAACCGACGGTTCTTCGAGCGGGTGGCCGACCGGTCGCCGCTGCCCGTCCTGCTGTACAACATCCCGCCGTGTACCGGCGGCTCGATCGCTCTCGAAGCGCTCGAGGCCGTCGCCGATCACGAAAACGTGATCGGGATCAAGGACTCGAGCGGCGACCTCGGGTACACGCTGTCGGTGATCCGCCGGATGCCCAAGGAGTTCGTCGTCCTCCAGGGGTACGACGCACTGCTCACCCCCGCGCTCCGGATGGGTGCCGACGGCGGACTAAACGCGGGATCGAACGTCGCGCCCGCAGCATATACCGAGTTGTACGAGTCCTTCGAGGGCGAGCGCGGGATCGAACTGCAGGACGCCATCGAGCCATTGTTTGGTGCCTGTGCGGAGCACGGGTTCGCACCGGCGACGAAGACCGCGCTCGAGTATCGTGGCATCGTTCCGAGCGATGCCGTTCGGCCGCCGCTCGTTCCGGTGCCGGAGGACGGGCAGGCAGGTGTGGCAGAAGGCGTCGACGCGTTGCTCGAGAGTTAG